TGGTTATTTTTAACGGTCATATAATAATAAGATCATGAAATTAACAACATGTCAGGATGGCCGAGTGGTCTAAGGCGCCAGACTCAAGTTCTGGTCTTCGTAAGAGGGCGTGGGTTCAAATCCCACTTCTGACataatttttcctttttcttttttgtttttttaaactattaaacatATTAAAGAAATCTATGTAAATACTAcatattccttttttttttttttttttttttgtgtgtttttttaaactattaaacatATTAAAGAAATCTATGTAAATACTACATATTATTCGATATGTAAATACTACATATTATTCAATAAcatgaaaattttcaaaataaaaaaaccagTGTCAGTTTGTTTTCTCCAATTTTCTTCTCCTACAGTAAATTATACCAGTTTTTTGTCTTAGATTTTGTGTCACATTTAACGAATCAAAGGataaattttatattgtttgttgttCATACTAAAAAATAATTGGGAGTTTCGTGGATCGCACAGGATTAAAACTAGTTATAGTATAAGACGGTCTTATATATAAGACGGTCTTATATATAAGACCATTTTATTACGAGTACCAAATAGTTGTACTTTTTAGTCAAATAGTCACAtaatatgaattattaattaactaccatcaaatagttatacTTTCTATTCTAACAATTACAATTTTTTGTCATATATttatgttttgttaatgttgACATCAGTGGTCTTATGCGTAAGGAGGTCGTATATGAGACTTGCTCAATTTCATTAATATATATACTAAGatattaaaaaatatttctaaaaAAGTATATGTGTCACGTGGCAAACCTTAGCATTAAAAACATGTCACGTCATCTACgtgattttaaacattttgaatgAAACAAAAATACTCAGTACAGAGATTGAACTCTAGACCACCAAAAAATAAGGTAAAATTCAAGCCACTTTAGTTTTCTTTTAATTGTGCTTTCGTACTCAACTCAAATACATCTAACTTCGTAGGGAAGATATCTTGCATTTTTGACATAATGTCTTTTATTGTTTGCTAATTTTCATCATGTACTTTAAATTTCGGAGATCAAATGATAGGCAAATATGATATCCAAAGtaacaataaaaaattattcaaaGTAAAAATCTGggatcactacaagaatttgtatctttaacgacaacctaattacgacgggtcaaaaatcccgtcgtaaaagccttttgcgacggggctaacaaccaaacaatgacgggaataaccgtcacaaatgtcttttacgacggatttacgacggtattttctattaacgacggcccccttttatgatgggttcgcgacaggaaatcccgtcgttaatcaacgattattggtctttcgcgacgggatttcccgtcgttaatagtacaatttcttgtagtggatTGAGCCACAAACTAGTTGCAACATTTTATTATTagagaatggaggaagtagttCTTCGTAAATTTCATACCCCTTCTGTTTCTATGTATCACAttgacttttacactattcatatgCTAATCTTAACTTGAACTAATGTGCAAAAATTTATGTTATCATATAATGTGTTGTTTGATTGGTCACAATGTATACTTtcataatatcaacttttttataattttaataatagccaataagagatattaatgttcaaagttgtgcattggcaaatgTCAGTAGTCAAACTGGTACTTCTAACAAGGGTTGAAGTCCGAGACTATACTTCACTGCACAATTATCCGGAAGCTGCTACATGTACCCCCAGAGTACCAAATAGTAACATACCATGGGCTCCCATGAGTTGTTTTCACATAAGCAATCCCACATGAGATTAAAACATAAATCTAAAATATCAACCCCacattaaatttgaaattttagaCAAATCACAGCCAAGGGCTTCATACCCCGATGGTACATGTAGCCTTTTCGAGCTTATCCTGATTACGGAGTACTTCTTTTCAAATGTCTAAATGGAACAGATTGTAAATTGTCAACCATTGTTAGGTTGATATGTTAATTAGACACAAGTGTGAATGGAAATGTACAAGTTCTTATGCAGTTCCTGCTATGTGGGAACACTCCATTCCTAGCAATACCCTTTTGGGGTAGTACCCTTAAAACTTTTCACACTATGCAAAAGTGAATCCCTCCCCCTTAGGGTAACCCTAAGGTCATAGGAATATAGGAATATAGGATGTTTTCTGAATCTACTTagaataataatcaaaattctCCTGGGGATTTCCAATTGGTTTCTATTTAGTGTATCTTCAAAGCAAAATCTTCATTCTTTGTTGCAAAGTAAACATCAAGGATCTTTAATAGAAGTGTATGGCTTCTCCATTTATATCAAAATCCTATGTTTAAGATTCTTTTTCCAATAATAAACTTCTTAGTTTGTCAAACAAGCAAGGTCAACTCAAAGAAGCTTCTTTAGCAGGAAAACCTCAATCTTGTATCCGGGTATACCTAGAGTCAAATGTATTTTTGGGTTAATTTTGCTTATTTGATCGAGTTTTGCTCATTTAGAGAATTTAAAATGAGTAAAAGtttccaaatgagcaaaataataTGCCTTTGAATACACTTAACTCTACCCCATTACATCTCGTACACGATAGAATTCTTAGACCTCGAATATGCCTAGGTCTAGATGTACCGGGGTACAAAATCGATGTGCTCACTCTAAAATCGAAAGAAAGGAATTTCTTTTATTCGAGGTCatgtaatattaataaataaaaaataaaacaatttcTAAAACTGAAAACTTGATATTGCGGCTAATACAAGTAGTAAAGTAACGTAGACCTTAGTATTTCCATTGTCGGATTTTTCAATTCCTAACCCCTATAATTCCTTAAACCCTCGTGCCAAACACAACTTAAGATTAGACCTATCTCTCTTTCTTCATCCTTTTCCCTTCCCTAGTACACAAAATAGAAGGACTCTTTATAATGCAACAAAAATTATTGTTTAAGCTCAACAAATTCATTACCATCCTCTTAATATTGATATTTCCTTACACAGTTTCTTCTACATTCACAGTAACCAACAACTGTCCATTTACAATATGGCCCGGGACATTATCCGGGTCAGGCACGCCCGCACTTTCCTCCACCGGGTTTCAGCTAGATTCCGGGAAGAGTGCAAGGCTTGAGGCGGTTCCGGGTTGGTCGGGCCGTATATGGGCCAGGACGGGCTGCAAGTTTGACGTGACGGGTGCAGGGAAATGTCAAACAGGGGATTGTGGAGGGAGGTTGGAATGTGATGGGAGCGGGGCGACACCACCAGCTTCGCTGTTTGAGATCACATTAGGGCAGGGAAGTAACAAGGATTTCTATGATGTTAGTATGGTGGATGGCTATAATCTTCCTCTTGTTGCTTGGCCTACTGGGACTAATGGTGCTGCTTGCAATGCAACAGGGTGTATTTCTGACCTTAACATGGGTAAATTACAACTACTCTGTAGCTTTTTTCAGTTCACAAGAATACTGCTGTTATGTGCATGATGAGAGGTGGCTACACGGCTGCTCTGGCCGCGGTCCGAACTACGGCTTTGATGCGAGCCAACATGGGTTCAACTAAACCAATTTTGAGCCATCCTGAAGTCCAGCAGCGCCAATTAAAGATGGGTGTGGCCCGACCCGAAGAGCCCGCCCgacacgaaaaaagcacggcccaACATGAGCACGAAGTCGTGGACCGGCCCTGTGTTGCTTTTTATTGGGAAAAAGCACGGCACGACAAAGCACActaaaatttagtaaaattaggctaagacatgatgcccgccccgaaaaACTACAGCCCGACACGAGCATGAAGTTGTGGGCGGGGTCGGGCCTGGGTCGCaactttttggaaaaagcacgacactACTTGACCCGGCACAACAAAGcatgctaaatttagtaaaattaggctaAGACATCACGCCCAAACCAGCCCGGCCCGAGTGACAATGGACATGGGccttattttgaaattttcaacccgCCCCGCTCCAATGTAGAGTGGGCTTGGTGTGTCCAGACCCGTGCAGACCCGAAGCCCGACCCACATCCATCTTTAGCGCCACTTGGCCACCTCAAAGAGCATAATAGGAGTTGCCATGGATAACAGAGTCTCGCTAGTTGCTGCCTAACTTTTATGCATGACAACTGCTATTATTAGCAGTCTCTGAACTTATTTATAATCATCAGATGTGACTTAGTCTGACAACTGAGAGTTATAAAGATTACCTGATGGTTTTCTGtggatattttttttatgcaaaCAGGATGCCCAAAGGAGCTGCAGGTGATGGGCGGAGATGGTGGAGGAGGAGTGATCGCATGCAAAAGCGCCTGTGAGGCATTTGGACTAGACCATTACTGTTGTAGCGGACAGTTTGCTAACCCAACCACATGTCAACCGTCATTTTACTCACAAGTCTTCAAGAGAGCTTGTCCAAGGGCGTACAGTTACGCCTTTGATGACGCCTCAAGCACATTCACATGCAAGGCTTACAACTATGCCATAGTTTTCTGCCCCAAATCTGCTGCTGTGTAATGCACCTTTTCTGACTACCTGGCTTTTATTTCACCTCTGGTTATGGCTTGTACCTTCTTAGACCTGATAAATTTGCGGGCCGGGCTGGGATCGGGTTTGAACTTTCTGGCCACTATGTCAAGCCGGGCCAAACTTTGGACCGAAAATttctgcccaaaacccgctatttcaGGCCAAAAATAGCGGGCTTTTGGGCCATTCCGGGACGGCCAAATTTATTAACTAGAATTACAATTATGAGTTGCCCAAAACCCAtccaaaatattaaaaattcggGCCGGACCGGACCGGGTTCGAACGGCCTAAATATTCTGCCCAAAATCCtctattttcgggtcgggccgGGCTATTCCTTCTCTTCTCTAATTGCTCTTCTTTGCTTCTGATTATGATGCAGGACCAGGAACCCAAATAATGGCGCAGCTACACCACCGCCAACTATCCCATATAATCCACCACCAACTGGTGGCGCAGCTATGTCACCGCCAAGTATCCCATATGATTCACCACCAACTGGAGGCGCAGCTATATCACCACCAACTGGAGGTGCAGCTAGGTCACCACCAAGTTTCACCTACAGTCCCCCGGTTGGTGGCACAGCTATGTCACCACCAAACACCCCTTATAAATTACCACCAAGTCCCACATACAGTTCGCCACCAATTGGTAGCGCAGCTAAATCACCCCCAAATATCCCATTTACGTCACCTCCAAGTTTCTCCTACAATTCACCTCCGATTGGCCAAGATACACAACCGAGCCCCGTTGGCGATTCAGCACCACCATTCATAAATCACAGTTTTGGGGAATCTGAGGGAGAGGTCTCCTCCTCATATACCCTCTTACCATACCCTGTGTATACACTTTTGACCTTCATCAGTTTGCTGCTGTTGAGGTAAAACGGTTCCTTAAATAGAACTCAACATTCAGCACTCTAGGCGGGGAAATCAAGAATCAATCAGAAGATGACCAATATAATTCTTCATAGTTCAGTAGGTACTAGGCAGATCAACTGTAAATTGAATCACCAGAGACAATCCATGGACACAGATATCTATGATTGCAAACATCTtgaatgcataagataaatgaaTTCTCTTTTTAAGCTTCTATAATATGTATGAATCTTCTCTTTCATTTGAAAATTGTAATCATGTTCAAGTAatgacataaaaaaaaaaaacaagggaACACGAAAAAGGTAGCCTATACCTTTGGTTTAACTCAATGAAAAAGTTTAGACCATCTTGGTTTATCTTGGCAGCTATAGGAATATATATACTGACTAGTGTACAACCAATAACCATAAAAACAAGTCTCATTGTTTTACTTCTTagccttgcctttctttggtgcCTGAGGTTTCCTTTTGATTGGCTTCTTCCCTCCTGCATCCTTCCCCTTCTTTTTTGTTGCAGCCTTCATGATTTAAATAACCACgataataaaaatattgatTATGGAAAATATTACACGAAGTACATAACTACTGAGAATGGTCCAGTACATACCGGTTTTTTCTCCGCTTTTCCTTTGGTTTTCTTGTTGGATTTCTCTTCACTGCCTTCTTTCTGATCAGCTTTACCATCCTTGGTCATCTTATCAGCTTCATCATCAGAGTCAAAGGTGAACCCTTCCAGTGTTCCTATTCACAGTGAAAATTTAATATCAGACAAAGATACATTGCAATACAGGAGTTGCATCATGAATACAAGTAGAATGAAGAGACTGCAGAAGGTCTTTAAAATATGAAAGCTAACCTTCAACCATAGTCTCAGCGTTATAAACATTTGATTGCGGTTTTAGCTGAATAAAATCGTTCATGATGGCCTCTATCTGCGCAAGGTATACAAGCTAACCTTCAACCACAATCTCAGcttataaacaaataaattttcatCACTATGCATAATTCACACAACTTTTTTATCCATCCAGATTAGGTGAAAAATTTATAGGTTAAACCTCAGTAGGAGGCCAACGTAAATCATCCTTGTGGATGAGAAGAGAACACAATTCACAAATTCTGGGACAGCATACAATGAGCAAAGTCACAATCTTAAAATTTAGACACAGAAATAAACAAAGAGATAATTAATACAAAAGTCAGAAAACGTGAACATATAGGTATCATACAGACATACCTTGGCCTCAGACTGACCAACGCTGACCTGAAGAAAAAAGGTTctattaattttatatatttggtGATGAACATAAATTGTTAGCTTTCCCTTAACTGCAAAAATTTAGGCACACTGCAAAAAGTAAAGATGTTTTATTGTCCAAAATATTGAAGAATGTGGTAACATACCACACAGAATGTTCTTGAAGGAACAATTATGGTTTTGTATATGGTTCCTGAAATAaccaccaaaataaataaataaaatgtttaGTAAACGAAAGGTAGATGCGCATTAAAAGCAGGATTAAACTCATAAATTGCTTTTTGTTTCTGTAGTATCTTGTGTCCGGTCCTATCTCGATTATGCCATCCATCagtgaaaaaaatattttcagtTATAAATAATTCATTAAGTTAATGATATGGCAAAGTGAGGAAAGGGCGGAAGGCACATAAGATGAGACCCCTAAAAGAATAGATGATCAACATTTCACCACTGCATCACCAAAAAAAAGAACTAGGAACTTTTGACAacatttataaagaaaaagtcCTAAAAGTTGTATCTATTTTTTCGAGGAAAATATTGTTTTACAGAGAACAAAGGACAGATAGATACACCGCTCAAGATATGTTATTCAACAAAGAGAGCTCATATGTACAAATATAGACTAGCTATGGATGGCTGCAGTACTCGTTACACAAACCTTTTAAATCGAGAAACATTTCAGATTCTTTTGATGGAGTCTCTGAAATAATAACCCGTCCCACAGCACCCATATCACCACTCAACTCAATTGATTCACCTTCACACTCAACAAGTGCCTGCATTACCATATATCACTTAGAAAAATCCATCATGTATAAGGGGAAGTTATGAAACTCTGGAAGAAATTCAGAAACTCATTTTTCTGCTTATATGAACTTCTCTTCAAGAAAGGAGGCAAGTTAAAGAAGGAAGGGCTTAAAGAGACACAATCATATGGAACAGAACAGTCAACTAAGACTACTAATTTGAACCTAAAACGgaaaaatcaaaaactgaaaagTGCCTACCTTAGAGCGATGTACTTTGTCAGGCAGTACCAAAGGCAAAGTAGAAGAGCTAACCTACAATTAGCATAACAAGGTGCATCAGCTAACCAAAGATTGGACACATACACTATCAAGATATTAATGTTTCTCACAGTTTGCTTCTCAACTTTGCCTTCCTCGGCGACATCCATATTGTCAACTTCCCCTGTCACACAGAAGGATATGACACATATAATTAGCATAAGAATTACTGGTTTCAAAAGAATATAAATAAGTGGACAGGGACATCTGGCTACACAATCATGATAATTatactttttattctttacatgAAACCTCAAAAAAATTAGATACCTTCTACTTTCAAAGGCTCGTTAGTTCTCTTCTTCTCTGTTGGTTGAACTTCTTCCTGTTTCATCCTTTTCTTTGGAGACTTTCTCTTCACTGCACTACGGGGTGCAGACTCTTCATCATTatgtttctctttcttttcactTATGGTTGCATCTAAGTATGATTCAGAATCTGATGACAGTTCATTCGTTCTCTTCTCTGTTGGTTGAACATCTTCCTGTTTCATCCTTTTCTTTGGAGATTTTTCCTTCACTGCACTACTAGGTGCAGACTCTTCATCATCatgtttctctttcttttccccTGTGGTTGTATCTAAGTGGGACTCAGAATCTGATGACAGTTCGCAAACTGAACTTGGTGCCTGTTAAAGAATAAACAGTAGTGATCATTGTGGAGGAAAGTACTCCGTTGACGACTTGACGCAGGAAAGTACTCTGTAAGAAAATTTCACATATCCTGAATTTGAAGAAGGATTAGTGGAAATTTAGTGCCTATTCTGCATCTCAAAAAGTAATAACATAAGAGGTGCACACACATGATTCTTAAGCAAGCAATAACAACAATAGTTCTTTCAAGGTTAATATATAACTCAATTTTAGTCCGCTGTAAATACAAATGATTAAATGAAGGCTTGGCATGACACTTACAGTTGCAGGAGCTTCCATTGACTTATCAGAAACTTCTTCCATCTTAACATTCTCATCATCTTCAGCCCCTGCTTCATAAAAGGATCATCACATCAAGAATTATACTAAAGCATAGAGAAAATATCAGGacacattctttttattttattacaggTAAAACTATAGCCCAAGTGTGATTTCATAACCTAGAAACAATAGGACTTCTATTCGTTCATATGACGTTATTTCTAAACACTAGAAACTAATATTTCACAAACCTCTTTTCTCAGGCTTTTCAGATTTTTTCCTTTTGGCAGGCGTTACCTTACCAACTTTCACTCGTTTGTTAGTTGTCTTCTTGATTGGTGACTTTTTGGTATGAGACTTTATGGGAATATCACATATCTTTTCATCCTCTTCCCCATCTTCCTCCAACAAGTTTGATGTTCTATGGGTTGTATCACTATCGTCTCTTGCAGGGCTTTTGTCACTAGAAGGCTCTGAATCAGATGACAAAGTTGTGATAGATTGAGTAGGAGCCTGTTCCACGAAACGAATTTTTGAAAACACAAAATTATTGGATGAACAAGCAACTCAAAGAAAACCTTCACAGTATAAAATCAGAATAAAAACAGCAGCTATATCTACAGCTTAATACCCTAAAGGAGCAGAAAATAGGTCAAATTCTCTGCCAATTTGAGAAAACTAAAACAAGACTGAAGACACATTTGTCCTTATTCCTCCTGAATCATGCAGTCTACAAGCTAAGAGAGCCTAATGTAGATTCCAAAAGGAATCCTATTGCTAGAAGGGAATAGGTTTTAATAAGCTCTAAATAACATGTACAAAATCTTAGCCCTAACAatccgaacaagaacaagaaccaTAGCGGTTTTTCTCTAGCTAATACGAAGTAGCTTTCTCCACCAATCTCGACCGTTTCATCATCCCAACCGAGGTCAATCAACTATGCCTTTAATAAAAAGGCCTCGGGTTGTGATCGATGGAGTTCGAAGAACACGAACATATCGTTTCTTCTGGTGTCGTCAGTGTGATCGAACTGTTAGGCTTGCATCAGCTTTTCTTAACCCCCCACGCAATTTCTTATGCCCCCTTTGTTATATTCTTGTATGCCAAGAAATTCACATTTCAAGGACTTCAAGTTTATCATACAGGGAAGGTTCCTCTACTACTACTTCTTCGTCTGCTGCTCTGTTATTAGACACAATGGCTCAGTTCATCAATTTATCTCCTCATCGTTCCAGTCTGAGGCCACAGTTTGCATTCAATAATTCTATTTCGCTACCACTACCTAGGCCTGAATCTCCTTCACAGGAGAATGTCACGAATCAGGAACCATCTGATCAGATGCCCCAAAACCAAACAACAGAGAACAATACTTGTTCATTAATGACAGTAGTCAGAGTAACAGCTGATACATTGTGCATTTGTGCATGTCCAGCGATTCAGCATGTCCAATTTGCTAAGAAGACTTTCTTCTTAACCAAGAAATACAGAAATTGGAATGCAATCATTCCTACCATTCTCATTGCATCATGTCTTGGCTTCAAATTAACAATACTTGTCCAGTATGTCGTTACCGCCTCCCAATACACCAAGATTCTACTGATGGTAAAAGCGTCACAAATCATTTCCAAGGTGCTAATTATGGTCGTAATgctgatgataatgatgatgattatgATCTGCATTTAGAGGATGTTGTCAACTTGAGTTGGCCAAGTTGGACTGAGTTGCTCTCCTTATCAAGGCCTTTTCGCTTGGGTTCGTTGCTCCATTTGTCCTTGCCATAATAATTCGATTCATCATCGGATCGACTAGCTAGCTGAATAACACCCGTTTTTTTCTCTCCATAAGTCTCAAGTTTTATTCTGATTGTTATACAAGATTTAGTTTGATGTCTACTTACCCGATGATTTTTCAGAACATCAACTCTAAAGTTAAGTTTTTGACAGAATTAGGAAAGTAAGTAAATCTGTAAGAAAACGTATGTGATTGATCGATATGCATCATGTCacagtaaaaaggctaaaaagcTTAGGATTCTAATTTGGTTCTGATGTTAAAACATCAATTCTGTAACCCCACAAGACAAACATCATACCTACAAGCTACCCTCAACTAAATCCACTCATCAAATAAAGATCATAATCCATTAATCACACAACGTTCCTCTCAACATAATTTTTGAAGCACGTCAAGAACACCTCCGACTATGTCATTTGACTCAAAGGCTGATCTTCCTTATGGCCTGAGAGTGCCAGGGcccccaaacaaaaaaaaatggcagTGAAATTTTAGTTCCCCCCTAAGTTTTGAGTACATTTGTATAAATCAAATACTAAACTGCCTGATTCTTCTACTGCCGCCCTAGTTAAATTGGATCCGTCACTGAGTCTTGACTAGCTCAAACCCCACCCACTGCAATAAAACTAAACTTATACACACTGAACTCAAAATGAGTACATTCCTACATATACTCAACAATAAGCTAATACGATCATGAAAGTTACACAGTTCTTCAAAAACCCTAATCAGTCGACCTAAGTTCTTAGCAGATTTCGACAGCACAATTTCAGCTACCCATAACTAATCAGAAATTGAAAATAATGCATCAAAAGATACCTTAAAAGAACGCAACCAATCAGGAGATGCCTCCCTAGAATCTCCCATCTTCAAGCTCCGAACTTTCAAGGTTTTGCAGCTAAGTTAAATAAACAGTTagaaaggtttctaaaaagaaTGTAATTACTGGATTCAAGTAACACAAATTGGGGAAATTGAGCAAAGGGATGAAGATAAAAGATTTACCAGATTATAATTAGAGGAACATGAAATCGAATTTGAGCAAAGAAATTCACcgaaaaaaattagggtttatggtTTAGTTAATTGGAAGGGAAAAGGGGAATAGAGTAGAGTGGTTGTTCAAAGTGGCGGGAGGACGATTTAACCAAAGTTATTGGAGGGAACTATTCTCATCCGTTTGATTTGATTAATGTGATTTTACACATTTACTGATTTATTATTAAGGGGAAAATAAACGGTTAAAAccaaaaaatgttttttttattaactaATACAAGTATAAcctcaaaatattatttttgtgtgtgtttggTACGGATATTGTAGATGGCGTGGTGATCCTAAACCACCCAATATTTTTCTATAGAA
This genomic stretch from Spinacia oleracea cultivar Varoflay chromosome 3, BTI_SOV_V1, whole genome shotgun sequence harbors:
- the LOC110797935 gene encoding pathogenesis-related thaumatin-like protein 3.5 gives rise to the protein MQQKLLFKLNKFITILLILIFPYTVSSTFTVTNNCPFTIWPGTLSGSGTPALSSTGFQLDSGKSARLEAVPGWSGRIWARTGCKFDVTGAGKCQTGDCGGRLECDGSGATPPASLFEITLGQGSNKDFYDVSMVDGYNLPLVAWPTGTNGAACNATGCISDLNMGCPKELQVMGGDGGGGVIACKSACEAFGLDHYCCSGQFANPTTCQPSFYSQVFKRACPRAYSYAFDDASSTFTCKAYNYAIVFCPKSAAVTRNPNNGAATPPPTIPYNPPPTGGAAMSPPSIPYDSPPTGGAAISPPTGGAARSPPSFTYSPPVGGTAMSPPNTPYKLPPSPTYSSPPIGSAAKSPPNIPFTSPPSFSYNSPPIGQDTQPSPVGDSAPPFINHSFGESEGEVSSSYTLLPYPVYTLLTFISLLLLR
- the LOC110797927 gene encoding DNA-binding protein BIN4 isoform X2; this translates as MGDSREASPDWLRSFKAPTQSITTLSSDSEPSSDKSPARDDSDTTHRTSNLLEEDGEEDEKICDIPIKSHTKKSPIKKTTNKRVKVGKVTPAKRKKSEKPEKRGAEDDENVKMEEVSDKSMEAPATAPSSVCELSSDSESHLDTTTGEKKEKHDDEESAPSSAVKEKSPKKRMKQEDVQPTEKRTNELSSDSESYLDATISEKKEKHNDEESAPRSAVKRKSPKKRMKQEEVQPTEKKRTNEPLKVEGEVDNMDVAEEGKVSSSTLPLVLPDKVHRSKALVECEGESIELSGDMGAVGRVIISETPSKESEMFLDLKGTIYKTIIVPSRTFCVVSVGQSEAKIEAIMNDFIQLKPQSNVYNAETMVEGTLEGFTFDSDDEADKMTKDGKADQKEGSEEKSNKKTKGKAEKKPAATKKKGKDAGGKKPIKRKPQAPKKGKAKK
- the LOC110797927 gene encoding DNA-binding protein BIN4 isoform X1, which translates into the protein MGDSREASPDWLRSFKAPTQSITTLSSDSEPSSDKSPARDDSDTTHRTSNLLEEDGEEDEKICDIPIKSHTKKSPIKKTTNKRVKVGKVTPAKRKKSEKPEKRGAEDDENVKMEEVSDKSMEAPATAPSSVCELSSDSESHLDTTTGEKKEKHDDEESAPSSAVKEKSPKKRMKQEDVQPTEKRTNELSSDSESYLDATISEKKEKHNDEESAPRSAVKRKSPKKRMKQEEVQPTEKKRTNEPLKVEGEVDNMDVAEEGKVEKQTVSSSTLPLVLPDKVHRSKALVECEGESIELSGDMGAVGRVIISETPSKESEMFLDLKGTIYKTIIVPSRTFCVVSVGQSEAKIEAIMNDFIQLKPQSNVYNAETMVEGTLEGFTFDSDDEADKMTKDGKADQKEGSEEKSNKKTKGKAEKKPAATKKKGKDAGGKKPIKRKPQAPKKGKAKK